A genomic segment from Thiomicrorhabdus aquaedulcis encodes:
- a CDS encoding peptidylprolyl isomerase, giving the protein MNTTLKRLARSLFIPTLALALSAPVHADVLLDKIVAVVNDRVILSSELNERMAEKAQELQGQNITVDDRMALQEKVLESLIFETLQLERAKQVGLNTTDEEVNTQMQQIAEQNKLTLMELRNRLNAQMPDGFAQVRQKVQHKILIQKLREAEVISQTQVTESEIQNYLQRQSLALSDLELQLSHILIALPESATPQQRSEALTTIEALRNRIVAGEDFSQIAVRHSNGSKALEGGNLGWLKQEQIPTFFADAIQNLNVGQISQVIQSPSGFHLIKLADKRDLNAQLVKEYRLHRFIILSDNASMDKVPAQLLELSKSLNSVKAFNELNTLFADIPKEVNAGSDLGWRTLEQIPSGIRDMVSSLAPNTALPPLATEEGWMILFLEDAREINQQDVDKTQQAIQAIRIRKANETFDLWLRRLKDEAYIKTFLN; this is encoded by the coding sequence ATGAACACAACCCTAAAACGTCTAGCACGCTCTTTGTTTATTCCCACTTTAGCCTTAGCCTTAAGTGCCCCGGTTCACGCCGACGTGTTATTGGATAAAATTGTCGCGGTGGTCAATGACCGAGTCATACTCAGCAGCGAACTCAACGAGCGCATGGCCGAAAAAGCCCAGGAGCTGCAAGGGCAAAACATCACCGTAGACGACCGCATGGCGTTGCAAGAAAAAGTATTAGAGTCACTTATTTTTGAAACCCTGCAACTCGAACGAGCCAAACAAGTGGGTTTAAACACAACGGACGAAGAAGTCAACACGCAAATGCAACAAATTGCCGAACAAAATAAATTAACGCTCATGGAGCTTAGAAACCGCCTAAACGCGCAAATGCCCGATGGGTTTGCCCAAGTACGTCAAAAAGTTCAACATAAAATACTGATTCAAAAACTGCGTGAAGCCGAAGTCATTAGCCAAACGCAAGTGACCGAAAGCGAAATTCAAAATTATCTGCAACGTCAAAGCCTAGCGCTAAGCGACTTAGAACTGCAGTTAAGTCACATTTTAATTGCCCTGCCCGAATCAGCTACACCGCAACAACGCAGTGAAGCCTTAACCACCATCGAAGCATTACGCAACCGTATTGTGGCCGGTGAAGACTTTAGTCAAATTGCAGTGCGCCATTCTAATGGCAGCAAAGCCTTAGAGGGGGGGAATTTAGGATGGTTAAAACAAGAACAAATCCCCACCTTTTTTGCCGACGCCATTCAAAACTTAAACGTAGGGCAAATCAGCCAAGTTATTCAAAGCCCCAGTGGGTTTCACTTAATTAAACTGGCGGATAAACGCGATTTAAACGCCCAATTGGTTAAAGAGTACCGCCTGCACCGCTTTATTATTTTAAGCGACAACGCGTCCATGGACAAAGTGCCCGCTCAATTACTCGAACTGTCCAAATCGCTTAACAGCGTTAAAGCCTTTAATGAGCTTAATACCTTATTTGCCGACATTCCTAAAGAGGTTAACGCCGGCAGCGATTTGGGTTGGCGAACGCTTGAGCAAATCCCCAGCGGCATTCGCGACATGGTGAGCAGTCTAGCGCCCAATACAGCTTTGCCACCCCTAGCCACCGAAGAAGGTTGGATGATTTTATTTTTAGAAGACGCGCGTGAAATCAATCAGCAAGACGTTGATAAAACTCAACAGGCCATTCAAGCCATTCGTATTCGTAAAGCCAACGAAACCTTTGACTTATGGTTGCGCCGCTTAAAAGACGAAGCGTACATTAAAACGTTTTTAAACTGA
- the rsmA gene encoding 16S rRNA (adenine(1518)-N(6)/adenine(1519)-N(6))-dimethyltransferase RsmA: MAVKQSRSKQSNSNSKSAAKARSAASSGHQHKKEFGQNFLNNGRIIDQIVAAIRPKATDHIVEIGPGEAALTAPLLDVVHKLDIIEIDNDLIGPLTQRFSQKPAFCLHHADALRFDYASLLAPDEPYIRVVGNLPYNISSPLMFHLLHFAPRILDMHFMLQKEVVERICATPGGKTYGRLSVMLQYACQTEYLFSVGPENFTPPPKVESAIVRLIPHVQKPVVAHHEQRFAELVKQAFSQKRKTLRNTLKGWLDAEQIQACGIDPTARAETLSVSQFVTLANLYHQLQTA; the protein is encoded by the coding sequence ATGGCCGTTAAGCAATCACGTTCTAAACAATCGAATTCAAACTCAAAAAGCGCGGCAAAAGCGCGCTCGGCCGCAAGCTCTGGGCATCAGCACAAAAAAGAGTTTGGACAAAACTTTTTAAACAATGGTCGCATTATTGATCAAATAGTCGCCGCTATTCGCCCTAAAGCCACCGACCATATAGTTGAAATTGGGCCGGGTGAAGCCGCGCTTACCGCCCCTTTATTAGACGTGGTACACAAACTCGACATCATCGAAATTGACAACGATTTAATTGGCCCGCTCACCCAGCGTTTTAGCCAAAAACCGGCGTTTTGTTTACACCATGCCGACGCCTTGCGCTTTGATTACGCCAGCCTACTTGCCCCAGACGAACCTTATATAAGAGTAGTAGGCAACCTGCCCTACAACATTTCAAGCCCACTCATGTTTCACCTCTTACACTTTGCGCCACGCATTTTAGACATGCACTTTATGTTGCAAAAAGAAGTGGTAGAGCGTATTTGCGCCACACCCGGCGGCAAAACCTACGGTCGTTTAAGCGTGATGTTGCAATACGCCTGCCAAACCGAATACCTGTTTAGCGTGGGCCCCGAAAACTTTACGCCGCCCCCTAAAGTAGAATCGGCCATTGTGCGCTTAATACCGCATGTGCAAAAACCCGTGGTGGCTCACCACGAACAACGCTTTGCCGAACTGGTTAAGCAAGCCTTTAGCCAAAAGCGTAAAACTCTGCGCAACACCTTAAAAGGCTGGCTTGACGCCGAGCAAATTCAAGCGTGTGGCATTGATCCTACTGCTCGCGCCGAAACGTTGTCGGTGAGCCAGTTTGTCACCTTGGCAAATTTGTACCACCAATTGCAAACGGCCTAA
- the pdxA gene encoding 4-hydroxythreonine-4-phosphate dehydrogenase PdxA, with translation MIQKLVITSGEPAGIGPDLVLTLAQHDWPIQLVVLADPECLRARAQQLNLPIELIPYNAQQAAAPSRAGQLCIEPITTAQPVVAGKLNEANADYVINMLKRAIVGCMSKEFAGMVTGPVHKGIINQAGLPFSGHTELLAQESGTPLVVMMLATPGLRVALATTHLPLAGVSKAITQPLLTDILTITEHALRTQFGIKKPHILVAGLNPHAGEGGHMGREEIDVIEPVLERLREHMHLTGPLPADTLFTPKYLKTADAVLAMYHDQGLPVLKHIGFGNAVNITLGLPFIRTSVDHGTALDLAGTGHADAGSFNYAIKVALEMINAAHSSKDLT, from the coding sequence ATGATCCAAAAACTGGTGATTACCTCGGGCGAACCTGCGGGCATTGGACCCGACTTGGTGTTAACGCTGGCGCAACACGATTGGCCCATTCAACTGGTGGTACTGGCCGATCCGGAGTGTTTACGCGCTCGCGCCCAACAGCTTAATTTGCCCATTGAATTAATCCCTTACAACGCCCAGCAAGCGGCTGCTCCAAGTCGAGCGGGTCAGTTGTGCATAGAACCCATCACCACCGCGCAACCGGTGGTGGCCGGTAAGCTCAATGAAGCCAATGCAGACTACGTTATTAACATGCTTAAACGCGCCATTGTTGGCTGCATGAGCAAAGAGTTTGCAGGCATGGTTACCGGTCCGGTTCACAAAGGCATTATTAACCAAGCCGGATTACCCTTTAGTGGCCACACCGAGCTGTTGGCGCAAGAAAGCGGCACTCCGTTGGTGGTGATGATGTTGGCCACACCGGGTTTACGCGTGGCACTGGCCACCACACACCTGCCCTTAGCAGGCGTGTCCAAAGCCATTACTCAGCCATTGCTAACCGATATTTTAACCATTACCGAACACGCTTTACGCACCCAGTTTGGCATTAAAAAACCACACATTTTAGTGGCCGGTCTAAACCCGCACGCTGGCGAAGGCGGTCATATGGGGCGAGAAGAAATTGACGTAATAGAACCGGTGCTTGAACGCTTACGCGAGCACATGCACTTAACCGGACCGCTGCCGGCCGACACGTTATTTACCCCAAAATATCTTAAAACCGCCGACGCTGTACTGGCGATGTATCACGACCAAGGTTTACCGGTTCTTAAACACATTGGCTTTGGTAATGCCGTTAACATTACTTTAGGATTGCCCTTTATTCGCACCTCGGTCGACCACGGCACCGCCCTTGATTTAGCCGGCACAGGACACGCCGACGCCGGCAGTTTTAACTACGCCATTAAAGTGGCGTTAGAGATGATTAACGCAGCGCACTCAAGTAAAGACTTAACTTAA
- a CDS encoding symmetrical bis(5'-nucleosyl)-tetraphosphatase, whose product MTTYVIGDLQGCFDELQALLKHIQYQPEADVLWFVGDIVNRGPQSLACLRFVKTLQQQGKAAMVLGNHDFHLLATYAGLTKFANASDTLDDILNAPDVQELMDWLRQQPLLIRHPVFNAVMVHAGIAPQWSVEQAQQHAKSVEACLRAPNWQEFLTNELFSGNTKLPNQWHDALSHTDKMRYIVNVFARMRYCDAQGKLDYELKAAPKARINLPDATQPSSEDNAMVPWFVLPGRKNKTVEIFFGHWSTLGALDAYHVHSTDTGCLWGGQLTAYAIDTKTRHTLNCQQRLKPKLPKASKVPKLKAKNTLKSNAKLNAKKDSRYGK is encoded by the coding sequence ATGACTACCTACGTTATTGGCGATTTACAAGGCTGTTTTGATGAGCTTCAAGCGTTGCTTAAGCACATTCAGTATCAACCCGAAGCGGACGTGTTGTGGTTTGTGGGCGACATTGTCAATCGAGGCCCACAATCGTTGGCGTGTTTACGCTTTGTAAAAACCTTACAACAGCAAGGCAAAGCCGCCATGGTGCTAGGCAATCACGACTTTCACCTGCTGGCCACCTACGCCGGTTTAACCAAGTTTGCCAACGCCTCAGACACCCTAGACGACATTTTAAACGCCCCTGATGTTCAAGAACTGATGGATTGGTTAAGACAACAACCCCTTCTCATTCGCCACCCCGTATTTAACGCGGTCATGGTGCACGCTGGCATTGCACCGCAATGGAGCGTAGAGCAAGCACAACAACACGCCAAAAGCGTAGAGGCGTGTTTGCGCGCACCCAATTGGCAAGAATTTTTAACCAACGAACTGTTTTCGGGTAACACTAAATTACCCAATCAATGGCACGACGCGCTCAGCCACACCGATAAAATGCGTTATATTGTCAATGTGTTTGCCCGCATGCGTTACTGTGATGCACAAGGTAAACTCGACTATGAGTTAAAAGCCGCCCCAAAAGCACGCATCAATTTACCGGACGCAACCCAACCCAGTTCAGAAGATAACGCAATGGTGCCGTGGTTTGTATTGCCCGGGCGTAAAAATAAAACCGTTGAGATATTTTTTGGTCACTGGTCCACGCTGGGCGCACTGGACGCCTATCACGTACACTCAACCGACACCGGCTGTTTGTGGGGCGGCCAGCTCACCGCCTACGCCATTGACACTAAGACACGCCACACCCTAAACTGTCAGCAGCGGCTTAAACCTAAACTGCCTAAAGCCAGTAAGGTGCCCAAACTGAAAGCTAAAAATACTTTAAAATCAAATGCAAAACTCAACGCAAAAAAAGACAGCCGCTATGGAAAATGA